From one Phocaeicola salanitronis DSM 18170 genomic stretch:
- a CDS encoding ABC transporter ATP-binding protein — protein sequence MIQLEGITKSFGSLQVLKGIDLTIDKGEVVSIVGPSGAGKTTLLQIMGTLDKPDAGRIILNNVEVNRLKDKEQAAFRNKEIGFVFQFHQLLPEFTALENVMIPSLINGISGKNARKEAEAMLDFLGLSERASHKPAELSGGEKQRVAVARALINHPSVVLADEPSGSLDTQNKEELHRLFFELRDKLGQTFVIVTHDESLAAQTDRTIHLIDGRIS from the coding sequence ATGATTCAGTTGGAAGGAATAACCAAGAGTTTCGGCTCTTTGCAGGTATTGAAAGGAATCGATTTGACCATCGATAAAGGAGAAGTAGTAAGCATTGTAGGTCCCAGCGGAGCGGGAAAGACAACGTTGCTTCAGATTATGGGAACACTGGACAAGCCCGATGCGGGGCGTATTATATTGAATAATGTAGAAGTAAACCGGTTGAAAGATAAAGAACAGGCGGCTTTCCGTAATAAGGAAATCGGCTTTGTGTTCCAATTCCACCAATTGTTGCCCGAGTTTACGGCATTAGAGAATGTGATGATACCTTCTTTGATAAACGGAATATCGGGAAAGAACGCGCGGAAAGAAGCGGAAGCGATGCTGGATTTCTTAGGTCTGTCCGAAAGGGCTTCGCATAAGCCTGCCGAACTTTCGGGAGGCGAGAAACAACGGGTAGCGGTGGCTCGTGCATTAATCAATCATCCTTCGGTGGTATTGGCAGATGAGCCTTCGGGCAGCCTTGATACACAGAATAAGGAAGAGTTGCATCGTTTGTTTTTTGAGCTGCGTGATAAATTAGGCCAGACATTTGTCATTGTCACGCACGATGAGTCGCTTGCCGCACAAACCGACCGCACCATTCATCTGATAGACGGCAGGATTAGCTGA
- a CDS encoding RibD family protein — protein MKPYIICHMMASIDGRIDCDMTERIGGNEYYEALEQLACDSTLSGRVTMQMHYALPEPFTTDNPAPANAPSVYKATEANGYTIAIDSRGTLRWPGKEADGLPLLVITSEKVSQAYLDTLRQQGISWIAIGKEGIDLSQAVQILNEQFNVKRLAIVGGGHINGAFLRAGLLDEVSIVIGAGIDGRAGMTAVFDGIGDKDYPTTLLKLKSMERVGENSVWLRYSLS, from the coding sequence CTGCGACATGACCGAACGCATCGGCGGAAACGAATATTATGAAGCGTTGGAACAACTGGCTTGCGACTCGACCCTCTCAGGAAGGGTAACCATGCAAATGCATTACGCCTTACCCGAACCTTTTACAACGGACAACCCTGCTCCGGCAAATGCCCCTTCGGTTTACAAAGCCACCGAAGCCAATGGATATACCATCGCCATTGACTCAAGAGGAACATTACGCTGGCCCGGCAAGGAAGCGGACGGACTCCCGCTGTTAGTCATTACCAGTGAAAAGGTGTCTCAAGCCTACTTAGACACCCTGCGCCAGCAAGGCATTTCATGGATAGCCATAGGAAAAGAAGGCATCGATTTATCCCAAGCCGTCCAAATACTGAATGAACAGTTCAACGTAAAACGGCTTGCTATCGTAGGAGGCGGACACATCAACGGGGCTTTCCTGCGCGCCGGATTATTGGACGAAGTGAGTATAGTGATAGGCGCCGGCATTGACGGACGTGCGGGAATGACCGCCGTATTCGACGGCATCGGTGACAAAGACTATCCAACCACCCTTCTGAAACTGAAAAGCATGGAACGCGTTGGTGAAAACTCCGTCTGGCTGAGATACAGCCTCAGCTAA